A genomic window from Camelina sativa cultivar DH55 chromosome 2, Cs, whole genome shotgun sequence includes:
- the LOC104748483 gene encoding RING finger protein 24-like gives MILLGKIKPEVLKNLNMETDSCSICLENLSAPKPCDFMTRMICSHVFHGWCLFEWLKRKHTCPLCRTGF, from the exons ATGATTCTACTAGGAAAGATAAAACCAGAGGTGTTGAAGAACTTGAACATGGAAACAGATTCGTGTTCCATCTGTCTTGAGAATCTCTCCGCTCCGAAACCTTGCGACTTCATGACACGCATGATTTGTTCCCATGTATTTCACGGTTGGTGTCTCTTCGAGTGGCTCAAGCGTAAACACACTTGTCCGTTGTGTCGGACT ggtttttaa